The proteins below come from a single Dermatophilaceae bacterium Soc4.6 genomic window:
- the secY gene encoding preprotein translocase subunit SecY — protein sequence MLSGFVRAFKTPDLRKKLLFTLFVIAIYRLGTAVPTPGVNYTKVNACVSSADPTSGFIGLANLFSGGALLQLSIFALGIMPYITASIIVQLLTVVIPRFEALKKEGQAGQTKLTQYTRYLTIGLAVLQSSTLITFARNPRQIFGATCTSIMDDQSAMTIVIMVLTLTAGTGLIMWLGELLTDRGIGNGMSVLIFTSIASGFPGSLWQIQQRDNRWDVFFGIILMGFVIMAAVIFVEQSQRRVPVQYAKRQVGRRMYGGSSTYIPLKVNMAGVIPVIFASSLLSLPSLIAQFNTPQNGQPPAGWVTWISTNMTRGDHPIYMAIYTALILFFTFFYVSITFNPVEVSDNMKKYGGFIPGIRAGRPTAEYLDYVLTRITVPGALYLAVISLIPLLALKAFGGNAAQSFPFGGTSILIIVGVGLETVKQIQAQLQQRNYEGFLR from the coding sequence TTGCTTTCCGGTTTCGTTCGCGCGTTCAAGACGCCCGACCTGCGCAAGAAGCTGCTGTTCACGCTCTTCGTCATCGCCATCTACCGACTCGGCACGGCGGTGCCCACGCCGGGGGTCAACTACACCAAGGTCAACGCCTGCGTGTCGTCGGCCGACCCGACGTCCGGGTTCATCGGCCTGGCCAACCTCTTCAGTGGCGGGGCACTCCTGCAGCTGTCGATCTTCGCGCTCGGGATCATGCCCTACATCACGGCGAGCATCATCGTGCAGCTGCTCACCGTGGTCATCCCGCGCTTCGAGGCCCTCAAGAAGGAGGGGCAGGCGGGCCAGACCAAGCTGACGCAGTACACCCGATACCTCACCATCGGCCTGGCGGTGCTGCAGAGCTCGACCCTGATCACCTTCGCGCGTAACCCGCGGCAGATCTTCGGTGCCACCTGCACGTCGATCATGGACGACCAGAGTGCCATGACCATCGTCATCATGGTCCTGACCCTGACGGCAGGCACCGGTCTGATCATGTGGCTGGGCGAGCTGCTCACCGACCGTGGCATCGGCAACGGCATGTCGGTCCTCATCTTCACCTCGATCGCCTCGGGCTTCCCCGGCTCGCTGTGGCAGATCCAGCAGAGGGACAACCGCTGGGACGTCTTCTTCGGCATCATCCTCATGGGCTTCGTCATCATGGCCGCGGTGATCTTCGTCGAGCAGTCGCAGCGGCGGGTGCCGGTGCAGTACGCCAAGCGCCAGGTCGGGCGCCGGATGTACGGCGGCAGCTCGACCTACATCCCGCTCAAGGTCAACATGGCCGGGGTCATCCCGGTCATCTTCGCCAGCTCGCTGCTGTCGCTGCCGTCGCTGATCGCGCAGTTCAACACCCCGCAGAACGGCCAGCCCCCCGCGGGCTGGGTCACGTGGATCTCGACCAACATGACGCGTGGCGACCACCCGATCTACATGGCGATCTACACCGCACTCATCCTCTTCTTCACCTTCTTCTACGTCTCGATCACGTTCAACCCCGTCGAGGTCTCCGACAACATGAAGAAGTACGGGGGCTTCATCCCCGGTATCCGCGCCGGGCGACCCACGGCCGAGTACCTCGACTACGTCCTCACCCGCATCACCGTCCCGGGTGCCCTCTACCTGGCCGTCATCTCGCTGATCCCGCTGCTGGCGCTCAAGGCGTTCGGTGGCAACGCGGCCCAGAGCTTCCCGTTCGGAGGCACGTCGATCCTGATCATCGTCGGCGTCGGGCTCGAGACGGTCAAGCAGATCCAGGCCCAGCTCCAGCAGCGCAACTACGAAGGGTTCCTCCGGTGA